Genomic DNA from Alistipes indistinctus YIT 12060:
AGCGAGACCTTCAAAGAGGGCCGTATTCCGCTGCACACGTTCCGCGCCGACATCGACTACGCGCTGTGCGAGGCACTCACGAAGGTGGGTATCCTCGGCGTGAAAGTGTGGATTTGCAACGGTGAGGTATATGCCAAACGCGACCTGTTCGAAATCACCGGCGCTGCGCCTTCTCAGGGCGGTGACCGCGGAGGTTTCCGCGGTGAACGTGGCGATCGCGGCGACCGTCGCGGCCGTGGCGACCGTCGCGGCGGCAGGGACAGAAAATCGAATAAGTAGGACTTCTTAAAGCGATACAACAATGTTACAGCCAAAAAGAACGAAATTCAGAAGGATGCAGAAGGGGCGCATGAAAGGCAACGCCCAGCGCGGAGCCCAGCTTGCGTTCGGTTCCTTCGGCATCAAGGCTATGGAGTCCACCTGGATTACCGGCCGTCAGATCGAGGCCGCACGTCAGGCTATCGTGCGCTATATGAAACGTGAAGGTCAGCTTTGGATCCGGATCTTCCCGGACAAGCCGATCACGAAGAAACCCGCTGAGGTGCGTATGGGTAAAGGTAAGGGTGCTCCCGAAGGATTCGTGGCCCCCGTTACCCCCGGCCGCATCCTCTTCGAAGCCGAAGGCGTGCCCCTGGCCATTGCGCAGGAAGCGCTCCGCCTGGGTGCCCAGAAGCTTCCGATTACCACCAAGTTCATTGTGAGACGAGACTATACCGAAACATCAATCTAAGAGAGACATGAAAACTTCAGAAATCAGAGAACTTTCCGCAGCGGAACTCGCAGAGCGGATCGAGGCAGAGAAGGCCAACCTTCTTCGCATGAAGGTCAACCATGCCGTCTCACCGGTAGAGAATCCCACCCTGATCAGAAAGGCCCGCAGGGATATCGCTCGCATGCTGACGATTCTGGGCCAGAAAGAAACTGTAAAAGCGTAATTACCCATGGAAAGAAATCTCAGAAAAGAAAGAATCGGGGTGGTTGTCAGCAACAAGATGGATAAATCCATTACGGTTGCCATCAAGCGTAAGGAGAAACATCCGATCTACGGCAAGTTCGTGAACAAGACCAAGAAATTTGTCGCACACGACGACGCCAACAGCTGCAACGCAGGGGATACGGTCCGCATCGCCGAGACCCGCCCCCTGAGCAAGACCAAGCGTTGGAGATTAGTAGAAATCATTGAAAGAGCGAAGTAAGCCATGATACAACAAGAAAGCAGACTGTCAGTAGCCGACAACAGCGGGGCCAAAGAGGTTCTCTGTATCCGCGTACTGGGTGGCACGGGCAAGCGCTATGCCACCATCGGCGATAAAATTGTGGTGACCGTGAAGAGCGCCACCCCGTCGGGCGACGTTAAGAAGGGTACCGTTTCGAAGGCCGTGGTGGTACGTACCGCCAAGGAGATCCGCCGCACGAACGGCTCGTACATCCGTTTCGACGACAACGCCGTGGTGCTTCTCAACAACCAGGGCGAGATGCGCGGCACGCGTATCTTCGGGCCGGTAGCCCGCGAGCTGCGCGACTCGTACATGAAGATCATCTCATTGGCGCCGGAAGTATTGTAATCTTAAACAGGTTAAAAGATGTCAGTTAAATTACATATCAAAAAAGGGGACACGGTAATCGTGAACGCCGGCGACAGCAAGGGCCAGACGGGCAAAGTGCTCAAGGTCCTGGTCGAAAAGGAGCGTGCGATCGTCGAAGGCGTGAACATGGTGTCTAAACACACCAAGCCCAACGCGAAGAATCCCCAGGGTGGTATCGTGAAGCAGGAGGCCTCGATCCACATCTCGAACCTGCAGCCTGTAGACGCGAAAAGCGGCAAGGCGACCCGTGTGGGCCGCAAGGAGGGTGCAGACGGCAAATTAGTACGTTATTCAAAAAAGTCAGGGGAGGAGATTAAATAATGGCTTACGTTCCTACGCTTAAGAAAATGTACAAGGAGCAGGTAGTCCCGGCCCTTGTCAAGGAATTCAACTACAGCAGCGTGATGCAGGTCCCCGTCCTCGAGAAGATCGTGATCAACCAGGGTCTGGGCCAGGCCATCGGCGACAAGAAGATTCTGGAGACCGCCATCGAAGAGCTGACGAAGATCACCGGCCAGAGGGCTGTGACCACCCGTTCTAAGAAGGATATCTCGAACTTCAAACTCCGCAAGGGGATGCCGATCGGCGCCCGCGTGACGCTCCGCCAGAACAAGATGTACGAGTTCCTCGAAAGGCTCGTTGCCGTTGCCCTGCCGCGTATCCGCGACTTCAAGGGGATCAACGACAAGTTCGACGGCCAGGGCAACTACACCCTGGGCATTACCGAGCAGATCATCTTCCCGGAGATCGACATCGACAAGATCAACAAGATCCTGGGTATGGAGATCACTTTCGTGACTACGGCCAAAACTGACGAAGAGGCCTACGCGCTTCTCAAGCAGTTCGGCTTACCGTTTAAAAACGCAAAAAAGAACGCATAAGACATGGCAAAAGAATCGATGAAGGCCCGTGAGGTGAAACGCCTCAAGCTGGTGGAACGCTACGCTGCCAAACGCGCCGCTCTGAAAGAAGCCGGCGACCAGGAAGGTCTGGCCAAGCTGCCGCGCAACTCGAACCCGATCCGCCTGCACAACCGCTGCAAGCTGACGGGCCGTCCGAAAGGATACATGCGCCAGTTCGGCATCAGCCGTATCCAGTTCCGCGAAATGGCTTCGCAGGGACTGATCCCGGGCGTGAAGAAAGCCAGCTGGTAGCCTGCGGGGCGCCATGTGCCGCGAGGCCCGGGCGCCGGAGGACGAAGGGTGTGCCGCCGCCGGACGAAAACCGGACCGGGCGGTTTCCCGGAAGCCTTTTGACGGTACGATTTTTTTTTCTTACCTTTACCGCCTGATTTTTACGGATCTGCCGCGGAGGGGGGACACCCCCTGCCGCGTCGTCCCGTAAAACAAGTCCGGAGTTTGTCTCCGGGGACGCAACGAATTCAACCCGAAGGCCGGGCGCTTTGCCCGCAAAGTGCTGAAGGCCGGTATTAATTTTATTTTAAAACACAATGACTGATCCTATTGCGGATTTCCTGACGCGAGTCAGGAACGCGGTGAAAGCCAACCACAAGGTGGTTGAAGCTCCCGCATCGAAACTGAAGCTCGAGATCACCCGTGTTCTCTTCGAACAGGGTTACATCCTGGCCTACAAGGAGGATACGAACGAGCAGGGTAAGCCGGTCATCAAGATCGCGCTGAAGTACCACCCCGAAACCAAGACCAACGCCATCAAGGGCCTCAAACGTGTGAGCCGTCCGGGTCTGCGCCGCTATTGCAGCGCCGCCGATATGCCGCGCGTACTGAACGGTCTGGGTATCGCCGTGGTTTCCACCTCTAAGGGTATTATGACCGACAAGAAGGCCCGCCAGGAAAATGTGGGCGGCGAGGTGATGTGCTATGTTTATTAATGTTTTTTTAAGACAAGAATCATGTCAAGAATTGGAAAATTACCTGTAAACCTGCCCGCCGGGGTGACCGTCACGGTTAGTCCCGACAACGTGGTAAGCGTGAAAGGACCTCTCGGGACGCTGAGCCAGAAGGTGGACTCGGATATTACCGTCACCGTCGAGGGAAATGAGGTGCACGTCACCCGTCCGACCGATCAGCCCCGCCACCGTTCGATGCACGGCCTGTACCGTTCGTTGATCCATAACATGGTCGTAGGCGTATCCGAAGGCTACCAGATCCAGCAGGAGCTGGTGGGTGTCGGTTACAAGGCCGAAATGCAGGGCAGCGTCCTGCAGATGAGCCTCGGTTACTCTCACGATATCTACTTCGAGATGCCCAAGGAGATCACCGCTACGGCCGTGACCGAAAAGAAGAGCAACCCGATCGTCACCCTCAAGAGCATCGACAAGCAGCTCATCGGACAGGTGGCTGCCAAGATCCGCTCGCTGCGCAAGCCGGAACCCTACAAGGGCAAGGGTATCAAGTTCGTGGGCGAACAGCTCCGCCGCAAGGCCGGTAAATCTGCTAATGCCAAATAGTAAAATCGTATAGCTATGTCATTGACTAAGATAGAGAGAAGAGAGAGGATCAAGATGCGTATCCGCAAGATCGTCAGCGGAACGGCCCAGATGCCTCGTATGACTGTGTACAGGAGTAACAAGCAGATTTATGTTCAGTTCGTGGACGACCTGAACGGAGTGACGCTGGCTTCGGCTTCGTCGCTGGACAAGGAAGTTGCCGAGAAGGCTGCGGGCCTGAACAAAACCCAGGTCGCTGCGTTGGTAGGCAAGCTGGCCGCCGAGCGCGGTATTGCGAAGGGCATCAGCACGGTCGCTTTCGACCGCAACGGTTACCTGTACCACGGAAGAGTGAAAATGTTGGCGGACGCAGCCCGCGAAGGCGGACTTAAATTCTAAGAGATATGTCAAATACGAACATAAAGAAAGTCAGAACAAGCGATCTGGAGCTTAAGGACCGTCTGGTTAGCATCCAGCGCGTTACGAAGGTGACCAAGGGCGGCCGCACCTTTACGTTCTCGGCCATCGTCGTGGTGGGCAACGAGAACGGCGTGGTGGGCTACGGCCTGGGCAAGGCCAGCGAGGTTACCTCGGCCATCGCCAAGGGCGTGGAGGACGCCAAGAAGAACCTGGTGAAGATTCCGGTGCTGCACGGTACGATCCCTCACAAGCAGGAGGCGCGTTACAGCGGCTCGCTGGTGATGATCCGCCCGGCCGCTCCCGGTACCGGCGTAATCGCTGGCGGTGCCATGCGTGCCGTGCTGGAGAGCGTGGGCGTACGCAACGTGTTGGCCAAGAGCAAGGGTTCGTCGAACCCCCACAACCTGGTGAAGGCTACCATCGCCGCTCTGCTGGAGCTGCGTGACGCGCACAGCGTCGCACAGGTGCGTGGGGTCTCCCTCGATACAGTGTTTAACGGATAACAGCGACGAAAATGGCTAGATTGAAAATCACGCAGACCAAAAGCCGCATCGGCGCGACCGCTCAGCAGAAGAAGAACCTCGACGCGTTGGGCCTTCGCAAGATGAACGCTACGGTCGAGCACGACGCTTCGGCGATCATCCTCGGCATGGTGACCAAGGTGAAACACCTGGTCAAGGTAGAGGAGGTGAAATAGTCCTGCGGGACTGTTTCTTCCGGATGCCCTTTAGGGGGTACTATTGGGAAATAATAAAAAAATACGCATAATGAATCTCAGTAATTTAAAACCAGCAGCAGGGTCGACCAAAAGCGATAAGCGTATCGGCCGCGGTCAGGGTTCCGGCCGGGGCGGCACTTCGACGCGCGGTCACAAAGGAGCGCAGTCGCGTTCGGGCTACTCTTCCAAACTCGGTTTCGAAGGCGGTCAGATGCCTCTTCAGAGACGTTTGCCCAAATTCGGTTTCACGAATCTCAAAAGGGTAGAGTACAAGGGTATCAACCTGCTTGTCCTGGAGGAACTGGCTCAGAAGTCGTCGCTGAAGAGCATTTCGGTTGACACGCTGATCGAGGCCGGCCTCGTAAACAAGAATGCACGGGTGAAGATCCTCGGCAACGGTACGCTCAGCGTAGCGCTCGAGGTGACGGCCCACGCATTTTCCAAATCGGCTGCGGCCGCTATCGAAGCCCAGGGAGGCAAGGTGACCAAACTTTAATTTTCAGCGATGAAAAAGTTAATCGAAACCATCAAAAATATATTCAAGATCGAGGAGCTGCGCAAGAGGATCCTCTTTACGCTCGCCTTGATCCTGGTATATCGGTTCGGTAGTTTTGTGGTGATTCCGGGCATCAACCCCGAGTCGCTTTCGGCCCTGCAGCAGCAGGTCGAGGGCAACGGGCTGATGGGCCTGCTGAACATCTTCTCCGGAGGAGCCTTCAGCAACGCGTCCATCTTCGCACTGGGTATCATGCCCTATATCTCGGCCTCGATCGTCATCCAGCTGATGGGGATCGTGGTTCCCTACTTCCAGAAGTTGCAGAAGGAGGGCGAGAGCGGGCGCCGCAAAATCAACCAATGGACCCGTTACCTGACCATCATCGTGCTGCTGTTGCAGGGTCCGGCTTACCTGGCCAACCTGCACGCCCAGCTGCCCGATGCGGCGTTCGTACTGGGCCGTGGCAGCGTGCTGTTCACCATCGGGGCGACGATCGTGCTGATCGCCGGTACGATGTTCGTGATGTGGCTCGGCGAGAAGATCACCGACAAAGGTATCGGCAACGGCGTTTCGCTCATCATCATGGTGGGTATCATCGCCCGCCTGCCGCATGCGCTGATGGCCGAGCTGAACACGCGTTTCACCGAAGCCACCGGCGGTCTGGTGATGCTGGTTGTCGAGCTGGTGCTGCTGTTCCTCGTGTTCTGCGCCGTGATCGCGCTGGTGCAGGCCACCCGCAAGATCCCCGTGCAGTATGCCAAGCGGATCGTGGGTAACAAGCAGTACGGCGGTGTGCGCCAGTACATCCCGCTGAAGATCAACGCAGCAGGCGTTATGCCGATCATCTTCGCCCAGGCGCTGATGTTCATCCCGATGTTCTTCACCCGCTTCGAGGCTACCCGCGGATTCGCGGCCGCTTTCGCGGACTACACCGGGTTCTGGTATAACTTAGTGTTCGCGCTGCTGGTGATCGCCTTCACCTATTTCTACACGGCGATTACCGTGAACCCCAACATGATGGCCGAGGACATGAAACGCAACGGAGGCTTTATCCCGGGCGTGAAACCGGGTAAGAAGACCGTCGAATACCTCGACACCATCATGACGCGGATCACCCTTCCGGGCTCCATCTTCCTGGCGATCGTGGCTATCCTGCCGACCTTCGCGATGAAGCTGGGCATCAACAACCAGTTCGCGCTGTTCTACGGCGGTACCTCGTTGCTGATCCTGGTGGGCGTCGTCCTCGACACTCTGCAGCAGATCGAAAGCTACCTGTTGCTGCGCCATTACGACGGACTGATGAAGACGGGCCGTATCAAAGGGCGCGTCGGTTAATACGAGTTCTGAAAAATGATATACTTAAAGACAGCGGAAGAGATCGAGCTGCTGCGCGAGAACAACCTTCTGGTCAGCGCGACGCTGGCGGAAGTCGGCAGACATGTCCGGCCGGGCGTTTCGACGCTCGAGCTGGACAAGCTCGCCGAGGAGTTTATCCGTTCTCACGGCGCGGAACCCGGGTTTCTGGGTTACGGCGGCTTTCCGAATACGCTGTGCATGTCCGTCAACGAAGAGGTCGTGCACGGGATACCTTCCGCAAAGCGCATTCTGAAGGAGGGCGATGTCCTCTCGGTGGACTGCGGCACGCTTATGAAGGGGTTTTACGGTGATTCTGCATACACGTTTGCAGTAGGCGAGATCGCGCCGGAAGTGGCCGATCTGCTGAGGGTCACCAAAGAGGCTCTTTATAAAGGTGTCGCACAGGCTAAGGCCGGCAATCGCGTAGGCGATGTGGCCAGCGCTGTGCAGGAGCACGCCGAGCGGCACGGATACTCCGTGGTGCGGGAACTGGTCGGGCACGGACTGGGTCGCAAGATGCACGAAGAGCCCGAGGTTCCGAACTACGGCGCCCGGGGCAGGGGGCCTCTTCTCAAAGAGGGGATGGTCATCTGCATCGAACCCATGATCAACATGGGGGCACGTTATGTGGTTTTCGAGCGCGACGGCTGGACCGTACGCACCAGGGACCGCAAACCGTCGGCTCACTTCGAGTTCGCGGTGGCGGTCGGGAAAGAGGGCCCGGACGTACTGACCGACTTCGGTGTAATCGAACAAGCAATAAATTCGTAAGACTCCTATGGCCAAACAAGCTG
This window encodes:
- the rplP gene encoding 50S ribosomal protein L16 — translated: MLQPKRTKFRRMQKGRMKGNAQRGAQLAFGSFGIKAMESTWITGRQIEAARQAIVRYMKREGQLWIRIFPDKPITKKPAEVRMGKGKGAPEGFVAPVTPGRILFEAEGVPLAIAQEALRLGAQKLPITTKFIVRRDYTETSI
- the rpmC gene encoding 50S ribosomal protein L29; this translates as MKTSEIRELSAAELAERIEAEKANLLRMKVNHAVSPVENPTLIRKARRDIARMLTILGQKETVKA
- the rpsQ gene encoding 30S ribosomal protein S17, with the protein product MERNLRKERIGVVVSNKMDKSITVAIKRKEKHPIYGKFVNKTKKFVAHDDANSCNAGDTVRIAETRPLSKTKRWRLVEIIERAK
- the rplN gene encoding 50S ribosomal protein L14 is translated as MIQQESRLSVADNSGAKEVLCIRVLGGTGKRYATIGDKIVVTVKSATPSGDVKKGTVSKAVVVRTAKEIRRTNGSYIRFDDNAVVLLNNQGEMRGTRIFGPVARELRDSYMKIISLAPEVL
- the rplX gene encoding 50S ribosomal protein L24, with product MSVKLHIKKGDTVIVNAGDSKGQTGKVLKVLVEKERAIVEGVNMVSKHTKPNAKNPQGGIVKQEASIHISNLQPVDAKSGKATRVGRKEGADGKLVRYSKKSGEEIK
- the rplE gene encoding 50S ribosomal protein L5 produces the protein MAYVPTLKKMYKEQVVPALVKEFNYSSVMQVPVLEKIVINQGLGQAIGDKKILETAIEELTKITGQRAVTTRSKKDISNFKLRKGMPIGARVTLRQNKMYEFLERLVAVALPRIRDFKGINDKFDGQGNYTLGITEQIIFPEIDIDKINKILGMEITFVTTAKTDEEAYALLKQFGLPFKNAKKNA
- the rpsN gene encoding 30S ribosomal protein S14, which codes for MAKESMKAREVKRLKLVERYAAKRAALKEAGDQEGLAKLPRNSNPIRLHNRCKLTGRPKGYMRQFGISRIQFREMASQGLIPGVKKASW
- the rpsH gene encoding 30S ribosomal protein S8 is translated as MTDPIADFLTRVRNAVKANHKVVEAPASKLKLEITRVLFEQGYILAYKEDTNEQGKPVIKIALKYHPETKTNAIKGLKRVSRPGLRRYCSAADMPRVLNGLGIAVVSTSKGIMTDKKARQENVGGEVMCYVY
- the rplF gene encoding 50S ribosomal protein L6 — its product is MSRIGKLPVNLPAGVTVTVSPDNVVSVKGPLGTLSQKVDSDITVTVEGNEVHVTRPTDQPRHRSMHGLYRSLIHNMVVGVSEGYQIQQELVGVGYKAEMQGSVLQMSLGYSHDIYFEMPKEITATAVTEKKSNPIVTLKSIDKQLIGQVAAKIRSLRKPEPYKGKGIKFVGEQLRRKAGKSANAK
- the rplR gene encoding 50S ribosomal protein L18, coding for MSLTKIERRERIKMRIRKIVSGTAQMPRMTVYRSNKQIYVQFVDDLNGVTLASASSLDKEVAEKAAGLNKTQVAALVGKLAAERGIAKGISTVAFDRNGYLYHGRVKMLADAAREGGLKF
- the rpsE gene encoding 30S ribosomal protein S5; this translates as MSNTNIKKVRTSDLELKDRLVSIQRVTKVTKGGRTFTFSAIVVVGNENGVVGYGLGKASEVTSAIAKGVEDAKKNLVKIPVLHGTIPHKQEARYSGSLVMIRPAAPGTGVIAGGAMRAVLESVGVRNVLAKSKGSSNPHNLVKATIAALLELRDAHSVAQVRGVSLDTVFNG
- the rpmD gene encoding 50S ribosomal protein L30 is translated as MARLKITQTKSRIGATAQQKKNLDALGLRKMNATVEHDASAIILGMVTKVKHLVKVEEVK
- the rplO gene encoding 50S ribosomal protein L15 yields the protein MNLSNLKPAAGSTKSDKRIGRGQGSGRGGTSTRGHKGAQSRSGYSSKLGFEGGQMPLQRRLPKFGFTNLKRVEYKGINLLVLEELAQKSSLKSISVDTLIEAGLVNKNARVKILGNGTLSVALEVTAHAFSKSAAAAIEAQGGKVTKL
- the secY gene encoding preprotein translocase subunit SecY, yielding MKKLIETIKNIFKIEELRKRILFTLALILVYRFGSFVVIPGINPESLSALQQQVEGNGLMGLLNIFSGGAFSNASIFALGIMPYISASIVIQLMGIVVPYFQKLQKEGESGRRKINQWTRYLTIIVLLLQGPAYLANLHAQLPDAAFVLGRGSVLFTIGATIVLIAGTMFVMWLGEKITDKGIGNGVSLIIMVGIIARLPHALMAELNTRFTEATGGLVMLVVELVLLFLVFCAVIALVQATRKIPVQYAKRIVGNKQYGGVRQYIPLKINAAGVMPIIFAQALMFIPMFFTRFEATRGFAAAFADYTGFWYNLVFALLVIAFTYFYTAITVNPNMMAEDMKRNGGFIPGVKPGKKTVEYLDTIMTRITLPGSIFLAIVAILPTFAMKLGINNQFALFYGGTSLLILVGVVLDTLQQIESYLLLRHYDGLMKTGRIKGRVG
- the map gene encoding type I methionyl aminopeptidase, with the translated sequence MIYLKTAEEIELLRENNLLVSATLAEVGRHVRPGVSTLELDKLAEEFIRSHGAEPGFLGYGGFPNTLCMSVNEEVVHGIPSAKRILKEGDVLSVDCGTLMKGFYGDSAYTFAVGEIAPEVADLLRVTKEALYKGVAQAKAGNRVGDVASAVQEHAERHGYSVVRELVGHGLGRKMHEEPEVPNYGARGRGPLLKEGMVICIEPMINMGARYVVFERDGWTVRTRDRKPSAHFEFAVAVGKEGPDVLTDFGVIEQAINS